TCCCCAAAACGATTAGGAAAACAATCAAAGCGATCGCACCTAATCCGGCTAAACTAGGCAATCCTGCCCCTAAAAAGGCACTAGCGGCCACGATCGAGGCGGTTTGGATGAAACTGAGGGCGATAATATAGATGGTAGAAGCGGCCACGATCGAGTAACGAGTGGTTAAAGGTGCTACCAACAGACGGTTAAGGAAGCCAAATTCTCGATCGAACATTACCGGCAAACCAGCATTTAAGGCCCCGGAAAAAGCGGTAAAGACAATCACCCCGGGGGCGAGAAATTTAGCATAACTGAGATCGTTGCCGAATAGACCCTGGGGAGCATTATAAAACAATGCCCCGAATAAAATCAGCCACATAAAGGGCTGAATTACCCCCGCGATTAGGGTTGAAGGACGACGTTGTAATTGGATGAACAGACGTTTAGTCATGGCCAGAGTTTCTTGCAGAAATTCCCCTAGCACATTTCCCCCATCGTCCACTGTTGCTGCTCTAGTGGGATTGGGGGCTAAACTAGCTTTTAAGGAAGAAGGTGT
This portion of the Microcystis aeruginosa NIES-2549 genome encodes:
- a CDS encoding ABC transporter permease; amino-acid sequence: MSQTITPSSLKASLAPNPTRAATVDDGGNVLGEFLQETLAMTKRLFIQLQRRPSTLIAGVIQPFMWLILFGALFYNAPQGLFGNDLSYAKFLAPGVIVFTAFSGALNAGLPVMFDREFGFLNRLLVAPLTTRYSIVAASTIYIIALSFIQTASIVAASAFLGAGLPSLAGLGAIALIVFLIVLGMTALSLSLTFALPGHIELIAVIFVTNLPLLFASTALAPLNFMADWLQVIASLNPLTYAIEPIRYIYFNQHWSFDSIVLQTPWLDLNFLTVLALLLAFDLLILLAIQPLLRRRFA